The nucleotide sequence AGTCCGCGGACAACCGGGGACGCAACAATTGGCAGAACAAGCTCGCTACCGGGGAGGCTCGCCGCACGTAGCAGGGCACTTACCTCGGGCCCCAGCCCGCCACTGCTCACTAGGCAGAGGCGCTCCACACGCTCCGGGAACAGGTACAACATTTGCATGCTGACACCACCGCCGTACGAATGTCCGACGAATGCAGCCTTCTCGATGTCGAGGTGCTGCATCAGGTCTCGCAAGCTCGCCGCATGGGCGCTGAGCGAATAATCGCCCTTGAACTTGTCCGACGCGCCGCATCCGTACAGGTCTACGGCGATCACGCGGAAGTCTTTCGAAAGCTTGTCGATCTGGCTGCCCCACGACGCATGTGAACCAAGCAAGCCATGGACAAGCACTACGGGTGGGCCTTCGCCCACATCGACGTACCGCAACGCGTCACCGTGGAAAACCGCAGCCCGCAAGTGATGATTCGACATATACCGCTCCTCGGGAAAGCTCTGAGCTGACTCTCTAAGCCCGGACTAGAACGGCCGTATACCGAAATTCCGGAGCTTGCACACCTTACTGCGTGCGACGCCATTGAACGCCACACGAAGTTTAGTGTACACGTGTTCACTCAAGTTGTGCAGTCCCCGAGAGGCTCAGCGTGAACCGCGCGTTATATTTCGTAGTCCAGCCCGGCCCTCAGATACTCCGCCAGGTGGACCGCGTGGATGCCAGCTAGCTGGTCGAGCTGCGTCCTGCAACTGAAGCCATCGGCCACGACAACGGAATCCGGCAGCTTCTCGAGCGCCGGAAGTATGCCCGTCTCCGCCACCTTCCGTGACGTCTCAAAGTGTCCGTCTTCAAAACCGAAGTTCCCCGCGAGCCCGCAGCAACCAGCATCGAGCACAGTCGTGGTGGAACCCGTCTCGGAAAGCACCGCGGCGTCGCACGCGCCGCCAATTACCGCGTGCTGATGACAATGCACCTGAAGCGCAGCTTTGCCGACAACGTCAGGTATCTGCCAATCAGGGGCGTGCTCCCGCAGAAACTCCGCCAGCGTGTAGGTTCCCCCGGCGACTGTCTCCGC is from Hoyosella subflava DQS3-9A1 and encodes:
- a CDS encoding alpha/beta fold hydrolase yields the protein MSNHHLRAAVFHGDALRYVDVGEGPPVVLVHGLLGSHASWGSQIDKLSKDFRVIAVDLYGCGASDKFKGDYSLSAHAASLRDLMQHLDIEKAAFVGHSYGGGVSMQMLYLFPERVERLCLVSSGGLGPEVSALLRAASLPGSELVLPIVASPVVRGLVGVVAAGMSLVGAPLRAPASVAEVWRSLGTVADPATRSAFLCITRGVLGPFGQTVCALKYFPDYEDLPAMVIWGRQDKMIPVHQAERHREVMPHAEAVVLETAGHFPHLDEPDAFHEALVPFLAAGASEGGLKLQTG